A window of Variovorax paradoxus EPS genomic DNA:
TGGTGGCGGCTACGGCGGCGGCGCTGGTGGCGGCGGCTACGGTGGTGGTGGCGGCGGCGGCGGTTACGGCGGCGGCGGCGGTGGCCGTAGCGGCGGTGGCGGCGGCGGTTACGGCGGCGGCGGCGGTGGTCGCGGCGGCTACTAAGCCCTCACCCACACTCACGAGAGCCTCGGCTCTCTGAATGAAAGAAAGCTCCTTCGGGAGCTTTTTTCGTTTCCGGACCGTCCCTTTCCAGGGGCACCGGGGACAACCCTTGCCTTGCGGTAAGCATTTGTCCGTACAGGCAAGGTCAGCCAACGGTCAGCCGCGGACGACGACCCTCACTGCTCCAAAACAGAGGGTCGAGGCGATGAAGATCAAGAGTCAGGCGGACTTCTTTTCAGGAGTCATGTTCACCACCGTGGGGGGTGCCTTCGCGATAGGCGCCACCACCTACACCGTCGGCAACGGCGCCCGCATGGGCCCCGGCTATTTCCCGCTCATGCTGGGCATCCTCCTGGCCATCCTCGGGGTGGTCATCATGTTCCAGGCGATGGTGGTGGAGACCACCGATGGCGACAAGATCGGCAAATGGGCCTGGAAGCCGCTGGCCTTCGTGCTCGGCGCCAACCTCGCGTTCGGCATCCTCCTGGGCGGCCTGCCAAGCATCGGCTTGCCGGCGATGGGAATGATCATCGCGATCTACGCGCTCACGATCATCTCGAGCATGGCGGGCACGCAGTTCAAGCTGCGCGACGTGTTGGTGCTCTCCACCATCCTGGCGGCCGGCAGCTATGTGGCCTTCATCTGGGCGCTCAAGCTCCAGATCCAGGTCTGGCCCACTTTCATCTCGGGCTGAGGAGCACGCACCATGGACCTGATCCACAACCTTTCCATCGGTTTCGGCGTTGCCTTCACCTTCACCAACCTGCTGTATTGCCTTTTGGGCTGCATCCTGGGCACGCTGATCGGCGTGCTGCCGGGCATCGGCCCGGTCGCGACCATCGCGATGCTGCTGCCCGCGACGTACGCGCTGCCGCCCGTGTCGGCGCTGATCATGCTGGCCGGCATCTACTACGGCGCGCAGTACGGCGGCTCGACGACGGCCATTCTGGTGAACCTGCCCGGGGAGTCGTCCTCGGTGGTCACCTGCATCGACGGCTACCAGATGGCAAGGCAGGGCCGCGCAGGCCCCGCGCTCGCGGCTGCGGGCCTGGGCTCGTTCTTCGCGGGGTGCGTCGGCACGCTGATCCTGGCTGCCTTCGCTCCGCCGCTGACCGAGTTGGCCTTCAAGTTCGGCCCGGCCGAGTACTTCTCGCTGATGACGCTGGGCCTGATCGGCGCCGTGGTGCTGGCCTCGGGCTCGCTCCTGAAGGCCGTGGCCATGATCGTGCTGGGCCTCTTGCTCGGCATCGTGGGCACCGACGTCAACTCGGGTGTCGCGCGCTTCAGCTTCGACATTCCCGAGCTCACCGACGGCATCGGCTTCGTGGTGATCGCCATGGGCGTGTTCGGCTACGGCGAAATCATCGGCAACCTCTCGCAGCCCGACGACGAGCGCGAAGTCTTCACGCACAAGGTCAAGGGCCTGTGGCCCACCAAGGACGACTTCAAGCGCATGACGCCCGCGGTGCTGCGCGGCACGGCGCTGGGCTCGGCCCTGGGCATCCTGCCCGGCGGCGGTGCGTTGCTGGCGGCCTTCGCGGCCTACGCGCTGGAGAAGAAGATCAAGATGCGCCCCGGCGAAGTGCCCTTCGGCAAGGGCAACATCCGCGGCGTGGCATCGCCCGAATCGGCCAACAACGCCGGCGCACAGACCTCCTTCATCCCGCTGCTGACGCTGGGCATTCCGCCCAACGCGGTGATGGCGCTGATGGTGGGCGCGATGACGATCCACAACATCCAGCCCGGCCCGCAGGTGATGACCAGCAACCCCGAGCTCTTCTGGGGCCTGATCGCCTCGATGTGGATCGGCAACGCGATGCTGATCATCCTGAACCTGCCGCTGATCGGCATGTGGATCAAGCTGCTGACCGTGCCCTACAAGTTCCTGTTCCCCGCCATCGTGCTGTTCTGCGCGATCGGCGTGTACTCGACCAACAACAACACCTTCGACGTGTGGATGGTCGCGATCTTCGGGTTCATCGGCTACCTGTTCCTGAAGCTCAAGACCGAGCCGGCGCCGCTGCTGCTGGGCTTCATCCTCGGGCCGATGATGGAAGAAAACCTGCGGCGCGCGCTGCTGCTGTCGCGTGGTGCGTGGAGCGTGTTCGTCACGCGGCCGCTGTCGGCCGGGCTGCTGGTGGCTGCGGCGGCGCTGCTGTGCATCGTGCTGCTGCCGTCGATCAAGGCGAAGCGCGAAGAGGCTTTTGTCGAGGAATAGGCTCGCCCGCCGCTCCCGGAACAAGCCCCCGCACGAAAGCGCAGGGGCTTTTTTCATTTCAGGACGCCGCGGCGGCGGCCACGCCCCATATCGACGCGCTCTAGTTGGTGCTCGGCGGCGGTGCCGGTGGTGCGCCAGGAAGGCCGTGAACAGCGCCGATACCGGATCAATCCGTCTCGAATTGGCAAGTTCCGCAGGCACCGAGGCGCCCCTCGCCGACGGCATTTCAAGGACGAGCTTGCGTGCCTCGGATTGCTACCTAAAAGATAGCAATAAAGATCCACTGCACGAGGTCAATCCCGAGATTCGATAGGGAGGAAAAGACCCGCAAACGCCTTCCGCACGGACATAAAAAAGGCGCCGACCAGCGGCGCCTTTCAAGTTCGAGCTGGCATCTCGTATGGATGCCTTGAAGGATTTTTCTTTTTGAAGGGGAAGTTGTCTCCTCGGACCCTCGGCAGTACGAGCAGGGCCCGTTCGCGAGTGCGCAGACTTTATGTGCTGCACCGCACCAGTGCATTGGGAATTACCCGCTTTGCCTTACTGCGGACGGCCGATTCGCAAACCAAAGTGTTTCCGGGAGTTAACGATGTGGCACGACTCATGCACGTAGCGCCAGACCCGACAACTCGAAGAAGCGCAACGCCATGGCCCTGGTCCCGCAAGCCTCCATCAACGCGGCCGACACCGCCTGGATGATGACGTCGACCGCGCTGGTGCTGCTGATGACGCTGCCCGGCATCGCGCTCTTCTACGCCGGCATGGTGCGGCGCAAGAACGTGCTGGCCACCATGGCGGCCGTGGTGGCGATCGCCGCGGCGGTGTCGCTCACCTGGTTCACCCTCGGCTACTCGCTGGCCTTCACGCCGGGCTGGCCGTGGCTCGGCGGTACCGGGCGCTTCTGGTTCTCGGGCTTCGAATACCTGAAGGAAGCCGGGCAGATCGCGGTGAGCCACGTCGCACCCAACGTGCCCGAGTCGGTCTACGCGATGTTCCAGCTCACCTTCGCGATCATCACCACCGCGCTGGTGCTGGGCGCCTTCGTCGAGCGCATGCGCTTCTCGGCGGTGCTGTGGTTCGCGCTGCTGTGGAGCGTGCTGGTCTATGCGCCCGTCGCGCACTGGGTCTGGGAGCCGGGCGGCTGGCTCGCGCAGATGGGCGCGCTCGATTTCGCGGGCGGCTCGGTGGTGCACGTCAACGCGGGCATCGCGGGGCTGGTGTGCGCCTATGCGCTCGGCCCGCGCAAGGGCTACGGCCGCGAGGCCTTCGAGCCCTACAGCCTGGCGATGACGATGATGGGCGCCGGTCTCCTGTGGGTGGGCTGGTTCGGCTTCAATGCGGGCTCGGCGGTGGCGGCGGACGGGCGCGCGGGTCTCGCGATGCTGGTCACGCACATCGCGGCGGCGGCCGGTGCGATGAGCTGGATGATCGGCGAGTGGATCGTGCGGCGCAGCCCTTCGCTGCTGGGACTCTGCTCGGGCCTCGTGGCCGGGCTGGTGGCGATCACGCCAGCGGCGGGTTTCGTCACGCCGCTCTCGGCGCTGGCCATCGGCGCCATCGCGGGCCTGGCCTGCTATTGGGGCGCCACGGGCCTGAAGCACATGCTCGGCGCGGACGATTCGCTCGACGTCTTCGGCGTGCACGGCATCGGCGGCATCGTGGGGGCGCTGCTCACGGGCGTGTTCGCCGATGCACGCATCTCGGGCGCGGCCGGCAACGTGCTGACGCAGGCCATCGCCGTCGGCAGCGTGGCGATCTACAGCGCGGCGGGAACGGCGATCGTGCTGTTCCTGGTGCATGTGCTGGTCGGATTGCGCGTCGATCCCGAGAGCGAACAGCTGGGCCTCGATCTTGCTCAGCACCGTGAACACCTGGGAGCCTGACCACCCGAGGGAGACACCATGCCATCCATGTCCGAAAGCGAACGCATCGCGCTTGCAGCCCGTCTTCACGTGGCACTGCGGCGAAAGCACGGGCGCGTGACCGACACCGAATGGATGGCCACCAATGCCGAGTACGCCGCCGAGATCGTGCGCATGACGCGTGCGCACGCGGCGGAGACGAAGGACGAGGAACTCGACCAACTCGCGACGCGGCTCGAGCTGGCGATGGAGCCGCTGGCTCGAGCCGCGCGGCTGGCGGCGCGGCAGCCCGATGGGACGCCGCCTACGCCGCCGCCTCGCTATGTGGGCGGGTTGCGGTGACGCTTTGAGTCGGCTGGCGTTCGGGGCAGGTGCATGCGCCCCCTGAACAAGAGCCCCAAAAACTAGGTCCGCACCCGCCCGTCGCCAGTCAGCATCGACAGTTCGACGAACTTCGATCCCACGTGGTTCTTCGCCGAGAACGACACCTCGAACCCGCCGAACTGCTGCCGGTCGATGCTCTCCAGCCCCGCGACGAGGCTGTCTCGCGTGAGCTTGCCCGAGGCCTTGCGCAGCCCCTCGGTCAGCACCTTCGCGGCCAGGTAGCCCTCCATGCTCGAGAAGTTCGCGCTGGCCCCGCCGCCGGCCTTGCGCACCGCCTCGACGAATTCGCGCGTGATCGCGTTGGCCGGGTTGTAGGGCGAGGGCACCACCTGCGTCACCATCACGCCCGCGGCTTCCTTGCCGAGCTCGTCCGCCAGCGCCTGCGTTCCGACGAACGAGAGGTTGATGAAGGTGCCGCCATAGCTCGCCTTGCGCGCCTCGCGGATGAATGCCGCGCAGGCCTTGTACGCGCCCACCTGCACCACCGCATCGGGTTTTGCGCCCACGATGGATTTCACGGCCTGCGCCACGTCGGCCGAAT
This region includes:
- a CDS encoding tripartite tricarboxylate transporter TctB family protein; the protein is MKIKSQADFFSGVMFTTVGGAFAIGATTYTVGNGARMGPGYFPLMLGILLAILGVVIMFQAMVVETTDGDKIGKWAWKPLAFVLGANLAFGILLGGLPSIGLPAMGMIIAIYALTIISSMAGTQFKLRDVLVLSTILAAGSYVAFIWALKLQIQVWPTFISG
- a CDS encoding tripartite tricarboxylate transporter permease, with translation MDLIHNLSIGFGVAFTFTNLLYCLLGCILGTLIGVLPGIGPVATIAMLLPATYALPPVSALIMLAGIYYGAQYGGSTTAILVNLPGESSSVVTCIDGYQMARQGRAGPALAAAGLGSFFAGCVGTLILAAFAPPLTELAFKFGPAEYFSLMTLGLIGAVVLASGSLLKAVAMIVLGLLLGIVGTDVNSGVARFSFDIPELTDGIGFVVIAMGVFGYGEIIGNLSQPDDEREVFTHKVKGLWPTKDDFKRMTPAVLRGTALGSALGILPGGGALLAAFAAYALEKKIKMRPGEVPFGKGNIRGVASPESANNAGAQTSFIPLLTLGIPPNAVMALMVGAMTIHNIQPGPQVMTSNPELFWGLIASMWIGNAMLIILNLPLIGMWIKLLTVPYKFLFPAIVLFCAIGVYSTNNNTFDVWMVAIFGFIGYLFLKLKTEPAPLLLGFILGPMMEENLRRALLLSRGAWSVFVTRPLSAGLLVAAAALLCIVLLPSIKAKREEAFVEE
- a CDS encoding ammonium transporter, producing MALVPQASINAADTAWMMTSTALVLLMTLPGIALFYAGMVRRKNVLATMAAVVAIAAAVSLTWFTLGYSLAFTPGWPWLGGTGRFWFSGFEYLKEAGQIAVSHVAPNVPESVYAMFQLTFAIITTALVLGAFVERMRFSAVLWFALLWSVLVYAPVAHWVWEPGGWLAQMGALDFAGGSVVHVNAGIAGLVCAYALGPRKGYGREAFEPYSLAMTMMGAGLLWVGWFGFNAGSAVAADGRAGLAMLVTHIAAAAGAMSWMIGEWIVRRSPSLLGLCSGLVAGLVAITPAAGFVTPLSALAIGAIAGLACYWGATGLKHMLGADDSLDVFGVHGIGGIVGALLTGVFADARISGAAGNVLTQAIAVGSVAIYSAAGTAIVLFLVHVLVGLRVDPESEQLGLDLAQHREHLGA